One Bacteroidota bacterium DNA window includes the following coding sequences:
- the purN gene encoding phosphoribosylglycinamide formyltransferase: MKKIAIFASGNGSNAQNISDYFADNENIKISLILSNCKDSYVLERAKKLKIPAVYFDKKDFYLSENVLNKLQSFQIDFIVLAGFLWFIPQNLIQNFPNRIINIHPALLPKHGGKGMYGTKVHESVKESGDTETGITIHFVNDKYDDGKIIFQAKVKVEPNDSPEDIANKIHKLEYEHFPKVIEGLL; the protein is encoded by the coding sequence ATGAAAAAAATTGCCATTTTTGCCTCGGGCAACGGATCAAATGCTCAAAATATATCGGATTACTTTGCAGATAATGAGAATATTAAGATCTCGTTGATTTTATCAAACTGCAAGGATTCCTATGTGCTGGAAAGGGCTAAAAAATTAAAAATTCCCGCAGTTTATTTTGATAAAAAGGACTTTTACCTTTCCGAAAATGTGTTAAATAAATTGCAGTCATTTCAAATTGATTTCATTGTTTTAGCTGGATTTTTATGGTTTATCCCTCAAAATCTGATTCAAAACTTCCCAAATCGCATCATAAATATCCACCCGGCTTTGTTACCTAAACACGGGGGCAAAGGAATGTATGGCACGAAAGTACATGAGTCGGTAAAAGAATCGGGTGATACCGAAACAGGTATTACCATTCATTTTGTAAATGATAAATATGATGATGGGAAGATTATTTTTCAAGCTAAGGTGAAAGTTGAACCAAATGATTCGCCAGAAGATATAGCCAATAAAATTCACAAACTTGAATATGAGCATTTCCCCAAGGTAATCGAAGGATTACTTTAA
- a CDS encoding response regulator transcription factor — MEQQKVLLAEDDKNLGTILQSYLIAKGYPTDLCVDGEEAFIHFKKNEYSICILDVMMPIKDGFTLAKDIRNIDKEIPILFLTAKTLQEDKLKGFELGADDYISKPFSMEELLMRMKAILRRSGQNENLSKNNIYKLGKFTFDYNRQLLVIGEDDQKLTSKEAELLKLLGENLNQVLDRSEALNKIWYDDSYFNARSMDVYVTKLRKYLKADPNVELLNVHGVGFKLVINS; from the coding sequence ATGGAACAACAAAAAGTATTATTAGCAGAGGATGATAAAAACTTAGGTACAATCTTGCAATCGTATTTAATTGCAAAGGGCTATCCAACCGATTTATGCGTAGACGGTGAAGAAGCTTTTATCCATTTTAAAAAAAACGAGTATAGTATCTGTATTTTGGATGTAATGATGCCAATAAAGGATGGTTTCACACTCGCAAAAGATATTCGCAATATCGACAAAGAAATTCCAATATTATTTCTGACGGCAAAAACTTTGCAAGAGGATAAGCTCAAAGGATTTGAATTGGGTGCCGACGATTATATCAGTAAACCCTTTAGCATGGAAGAATTACTCATGCGAATGAAGGCTATCTTAAGAAGGTCGGGCCAGAATGAAAACTTATCAAAAAATAATATTTATAAGTTGGGGAAATTCACGTTTGACTATAATAGACAGCTTTTGGTAATTGGAGAGGATGATCAAAAATTGACCTCTAAAGAAGCTGAGCTACTAAAACTATTAGGCGAAAATTTAAATCAGGTACTCGACAGAAGTGAGGCGTTAAATAAGATTTGGTATGACGACAGTTATTTTAATGCCCGAAGCATGGACGTATATGTTACCAAGCTTAGAAAGTATTTAAAGGCAGATCCAAACGTAGAACTTTTAAACGTACATGGTGTTGGATTTAAACTGGTAATTAATAGTTAG
- a CDS encoding efflux RND transporter periplasmic adaptor subunit: MKQKKSNTKRYLIWIGIPLVIILIVFAVNKKKTTGETKVSTELVTKRTIIETVSANGKIQPEIDVKISPYISGEVVELYVKEGDEVKEGKLLAKIDPEIYISSYERAEAALNTQKANQANAKARLAQVQAQFVNAELSYNRNKTLFDQNVVSKADIDAAVAAFKVAEAEVEAAKESLKAAEFSVGSTVASLKEAKENLNRTSIYAPNDGTVSKLNVQKGERVTGASQFSSGTEIMRVANLQNMEVKVEVNENDIVRVSLFDTCLIEVDAYLNKKFKGIVTEIATSANVTGVSADQVTNFQVKIRILRESYTEYTTENNPNYSPFRPGMSATVDIQTETAFEILTLPIQAVTTRSDSSGNLKVARTVENKDEPEVKVEEEVIEYVFMYTPEGIAKMIKVITGIQNNTYIQILEGLKEGDEIIVAPYRAVSKKLKDGDVVRKVPKEELFLTTE; this comes from the coding sequence ATGAAACAAAAAAAGTCAAATACCAAAAGATATCTCATTTGGATTGGGATTCCATTGGTAATTATTTTAATTGTATTTGCGGTTAACAAAAAGAAAACAACTGGTGAAACCAAAGTTAGCACAGAACTCGTTACCAAGAGAACAATCATTGAAACCGTTTCCGCAAATGGAAAAATTCAACCTGAAATTGATGTTAAAATCAGTCCTTATATTTCCGGTGAGGTTGTAGAACTTTATGTGAAAGAAGGTGATGAAGTAAAAGAAGGCAAATTGTTGGCAAAGATTGATCCCGAAATATATATTTCAAGTTACGAAAGAGCAGAAGCAGCTCTAAATACGCAAAAGGCAAATCAAGCAAACGCAAAAGCAAGGTTGGCCCAGGTTCAGGCACAATTTGTAAATGCTGAACTTTCGTACAACCGAAATAAAACTTTGTTCGATCAAAATGTAGTATCAAAAGCTGATATAGATGCTGCTGTTGCGGCTTTTAAAGTGGCAGAAGCTGAGGTTGAAGCAGCCAAGGAGAGTTTGAAAGCAGCAGAATTTTCTGTAGGAAGTACTGTGGCTTCTCTAAAAGAAGCGAAAGAAAACCTGAATAGAACAAGTATTTATGCCCCTAACGATGGTACTGTTTCAAAATTAAATGTTCAAAAAGGGGAACGTGTAACAGGTGCTTCACAGTTTTCTTCCGGAACTGAAATTATGCGGGTTGCAAATTTGCAAAATATGGAAGTGAAAGTTGAGGTAAACGAAAATGACATTGTTAGGGTTAGTTTATTTGATACTTGCCTGATAGAAGTTGACGCTTACTTAAACAAAAAATTTAAAGGAATCGTAACTGAAATAGCGACTTCGGCTAACGTAACCGGAGTTAGTGCAGATCAGGTTACCAACTTTCAGGTTAAAATTCGAATCTTAAGAGAATCTTATACTGAATATACAACTGAGAATAATCCAAATTATTCGCCATTTCGACCCGGAATGTCGGCAACAGTTGATATTCAAACAGAAACAGCTTTTGAGATACTTACTTTACCAATTCAGGCTGTAACTACCCGTTCTGATTCATCAGGTAATTTAAAAGTGGCTAGAACTGTTGAAAATAAAGACGAACCTGAAGTGAAAGTTGAAGAGGAAGTTATTGAATATGTATTCATGTATACTCCGGAAGGAATTGCCAAAATGATTAAGGTGATAACCGGCATCCAAAACAATACTTATATTCAAATTTTAGAAGGCTTGAAAGAAGGAGATGAAATTATTGTGGCTCCTTATCGTGCAGTATCTAAAAAATTAAAAGATGGGGATGTTGTGAGAAAAGTTCCCAAAGAAGAATTATTTTTAACTACCGAATAG
- the fabF gene encoding beta-ketoacyl-ACP synthase II: MELKRVVVTGLGALTPIGNSIPELWDGLVNGVSGAGPITQFDSSKFKTQIACEVKNFDITNYMDRKEARKHDRYSQFALVSADQAIADAGFDLEKIDLDRVGVIWASGIGGIQTFQDEISDFAKGDGTPRFNPFFIPKMIADIASGHISIKYGFRGPNFATVSACASSANALTDAFNLIRLGKADVFITGGSEAAITEGGVGGFNALHAISIRNDDPKTASRPFDKDRDGFVLGEGGCALIFEELEHALKRGAKIYAEVAGCGLSADAHHMTAPHPDGLGAKNCMKNAIEDAGLKLTDIDHINTHGTSTPVGDIAEPKAIVGLFGEHAYKININSTKSMTGHLLGAAGAVEAIATILAVQNDIVPPTINHFTDDPEIDNKLNFTFHKAQKRVINVALSNTFGFGGHNASIIFKKFVR, encoded by the coding sequence ATGGAATTAAAACGTGTAGTAGTTACAGGTCTTGGAGCCCTAACTCCAATTGGCAATTCAATTCCTGAATTATGGGATGGATTGGTTAATGGAGTTAGTGGTGCCGGCCCAATTACGCAATTTGACTCATCAAAATTTAAGACCCAGATTGCTTGTGAAGTTAAAAATTTTGACATCACAAACTACATGGATCGCAAAGAAGCAAGAAAGCATGATCGTTATTCACAATTTGCCCTTGTTTCTGCCGATCAGGCTATTGCTGATGCAGGTTTTGATTTGGAAAAAATTGATTTGGATCGAGTTGGTGTTATTTGGGCTTCGGGTATTGGCGGAATTCAAACATTTCAAGATGAAATTTCTGATTTTGCCAAAGGAGATGGAACTCCGCGTTTCAATCCATTTTTTATTCCAAAAATGATTGCTGATATTGCTTCAGGCCATATTTCAATTAAATATGGTTTCAGGGGACCAAATTTTGCAACTGTTTCTGCTTGCGCTTCATCTGCAAATGCTTTAACTGATGCATTCAACTTGATTCGATTAGGAAAAGCTGATGTTTTTATTACCGGTGGATCCGAAGCAGCTATAACCGAAGGAGGTGTTGGTGGTTTTAATGCCCTACATGCAATTTCAATACGTAATGATGATCCAAAAACCGCATCCCGTCCATTTGATAAAGACCGTGATGGTTTTGTATTAGGTGAAGGTGGATGCGCCCTTATTTTCGAAGAATTAGAACATGCCTTAAAAAGAGGCGCAAAAATATATGCTGAAGTAGCCGGTTGCGGCCTTTCAGCCGATGCACATCACATGACCGCCCCTCATCCGGATGGGTTGGGTGCAAAAAATTGCATGAAAAATGCCATCGAAGATGCAGGTTTAAAGCTTACCGATATTGATCATATCAACACACATGGTACTTCAACTCCTGTTGGTGACATCGCTGAACCAAAAGCTATCGTTGGCCTATTTGGTGAGCATGCATACAAAATCAATATCAACTCTACAAAATCAATGACAGGGCACTTATTGGGTGCAGCTGGTGCTGTTGAAGCTATTGCTACTATACTTGCGGTTCAAAATGATATTGTACCACCAACGATCAACCATTTTACTGACGATCCTGAAATTGACAATAAATTAAACTTTACATTTCACAAGGCTCAGAAAAGAGTGATTAATGTGGCTTTAAGCAATACATTTGGTTTTGGTGGACATAATGCTTCCATTATCTTCAAAAAATTCGTGAGATAA
- a CDS encoding HAMP domain-containing histidine kinase, whose translation MNKKLIIFIIFLMSVALLGLMSIQVYWIRNAVIVKEAGFVQSVNEAISNVVLRLEKIEKVKNFQNPLLRNSSRLSLNKYFDSINKQFIDDMSKITSLREYESFNQKSIATQREFGSLYRHQKKQPIEERINEPLLDSLIKFELTKYGINTQYEYGVYSPARLNMLIQKTGMYPTELLSEESFQFALFPSDIQGNPDFLMLYFPNEQRFLISKMWLLLLLSAVLMLIIILSFYTSISTIFKQKRLSVMKNDFINNMTHEFKTPISTIALVCEALKDKDIQKTEEIYDNYIGIINDENTRLKVMAEKILQTAIIEKGKLHLKKEWVDIHEIILEDVRKIMIQVEKKGGKIYTDLKAENVKLKVDPLHITNVILNLLDNAIKYTIEEPEILISTTEMDSGIKISIQDNGIGIGKANQRKIFDKLYRVPTGNVHNFKGFGLGLSYVKAVIDKHGGSIKLTSELKRGSTFQVFLPYSDQNN comes from the coding sequence ATGAACAAAAAGCTGATTATTTTTATTATTTTTTTAATGTCGGTGGCATTACTTGGGTTAATGAGTATCCAGGTTTATTGGATCAGGAATGCCGTGATCGTAAAAGAAGCAGGATTTGTACAAAGTGTAAACGAAGCCATTTCAAATGTTGTTTTAAGGCTCGAAAAAATTGAAAAAGTTAAAAATTTTCAGAATCCATTACTTCGAAATTCGAGTAGATTATCGTTGAATAAATATTTTGATTCTATTAACAAACAATTTATTGACGATATGTCAAAGATTACATCACTGCGCGAATATGAGTCCTTTAATCAAAAATCGATCGCAACACAACGTGAGTTCGGAAGTTTGTATCGTCACCAAAAGAAACAGCCGATTGAAGAAAGAATTAATGAGCCTCTTTTGGATTCGTTGATCAAGTTTGAACTTACAAAGTATGGAATTAATACACAATATGAATATGGAGTGTATAGCCCGGCCCGTCTTAATATGCTAATCCAGAAAACGGGAATGTATCCAACAGAGCTATTGAGTGAAGAAAGCTTCCAGTTTGCACTTTTCCCAAGCGATATCCAAGGAAACCCGGATTTCCTAATGTTATATTTCCCAAATGAACAACGCTTTTTGATCAGTAAAATGTGGTTATTATTACTTCTCTCAGCTGTACTGATGCTAATAATAATTTTATCATTTTATACTTCTATCAGCACCATTTTTAAGCAAAAAAGGCTTTCGGTAATGAAGAATGATTTTATTAATAACATGACCCACGAATTTAAAACCCCAATTTCTACCATAGCGCTTGTGTGCGAAGCATTAAAGGATAAGGATATCCAAAAAACAGAAGAGATTTATGATAATTATATTGGGATCATTAATGATGAGAATACACGGCTTAAAGTAATGGCCGAAAAAATATTGCAAACAGCCATTATTGAAAAGGGAAAACTTCACCTGAAAAAAGAATGGGTAGATATTCATGAGATAATACTTGAAGATGTTAGGAAAATCATGATTCAGGTCGAAAAAAAAGGAGGCAAAATCTATACTGATTTAAAAGCTGAGAATGTAAAACTTAAAGTTGACCCTTTACATATTACGAATGTGATATTAAATTTGCTTGATAATGCCATTAAATATACTATTGAAGAACCTGAGATATTAATCTCAACAACTGAAATGGATTCTGGCATAAAAATTAGCATTCAGGATAACGGTATTGGAATAGGTAAGGCAAATCAACGAAAAATATTTGATAAGCTTTATAGGGTTCCAACGGGTAATGTTCATAACTTTAAGGGCTTTGGATTAGGGTTAAGTTATGTTAAAGCGGTCATTGACAAGCATGGAGGTAGTATTAAACTAACAAGCGAGCTAAAAAGAGGATCTACCTTCCAGGTCTTTTTACCTTATAGCGATCAAAATAATTAA
- a CDS encoding acyl carrier protein: MSDTKSKVIAIIVDKLGVDESEVTPEASFTNDLGADSLDTVELIMEFEKEFNMAIPDDQAEKIGTVGDAISYIEANVK, from the coding sequence ATGTCTGATACTAAATCAAAAGTAATAGCGATTATCGTTGATAAACTAGGTGTTGACGAGAGTGAAGTAACTCCAGAAGCAAGCTTCACAAATGATCTTGGAGCTGATTCACTTGATACTGTTGAGTTGATCATGGAATTCGAAAAAGAATTCAACATGGCAATTCCGGATGACCAAGCTGAAAAAATTGGTACTGTAGGTGATGCTATTTCTTACATTGAAGCAAACGTAAAATAA
- a CDS encoding TolC family protein, translating into MRQFNALKRINGNMKYVMMAILIVAISGTIYSQKVWTLKDCIEYALENNIQIKKSELTADVNKASFLQSKLNLIPSINGSTSYTFGSGRTDNGEFQYVNTNTKSASFGISSGVTLFDGFQKYNTIKQNQFNYLASKYDSDKMRDDISLMLAQNYLNVLFSMELVEKSQAQIDVTTQQIRNTQKLVDAGTLPKGSLLEIQSQFASEEVTLINAQNRLNLAYLDLLQLLELPATDNFIIQKPDLSVGNEMKILPAEQIYGISVTRLPQIKSAELRYKSASKGVAIARGARSFEIAAYAGWRTNYYDQIHLYDRTTSPPLDLGIKPFKDQYKDNQSKYLQFSLSIPVFNGYAVSTNISRAKISEKNAEYDLQLSKNTVRKNIEQAYSDALAAYKTYNASMKSVASFNEAFKYMEQKFNVGLENSLNYNMSKMQLSKAQSDLLSAKYDYIFKSKILDFYMGNPLVLDEN; encoded by the coding sequence ATGAGACAATTTAATGCATTGAAGCGGATTAATGGAAACATGAAATATGTAATGATGGCTATACTTATTGTTGCAATAAGTGGAACAATTTATTCGCAAAAAGTATGGACATTAAAAGATTGCATAGAGTATGCTTTGGAAAACAACATTCAAATTAAGAAAAGTGAGTTGACTGCTGATGTTAATAAGGCCTCTTTTTTGCAATCAAAATTAAATTTGATCCCTTCAATTAATGGATCAACAAGTTATACATTTGGTAGTGGTCGTACAGATAATGGTGAATTCCAATATGTAAACACAAATACAAAAAGTGCTTCTTTCGGTATTTCTTCTGGTGTTACGCTTTTTGATGGTTTCCAAAAATATAATACCATTAAACAGAATCAATTTAATTATTTAGCAAGCAAATATGATTCGGATAAAATGCGTGATGATATTTCCTTAATGCTTGCCCAAAATTATCTGAATGTATTATTCAGCATGGAATTAGTTGAGAAATCACAAGCTCAAATTGATGTAACCACACAGCAAATCAGAAACACTCAAAAGCTTGTTGATGCCGGTACATTGCCCAAAGGTAGTTTGTTGGAGATCCAGTCTCAATTTGCATCCGAAGAAGTAACATTGATCAATGCACAAAATCGGCTTAACTTAGCTTATCTTGATTTATTGCAACTTTTAGAGTTACCCGCAACCGATAACTTTATTATTCAAAAACCGGATCTTTCAGTAGGCAATGAAATGAAAATTTTACCCGCTGAACAGATTTATGGCATTTCAGTAACACGACTTCCTCAAATAAAGAGTGCTGAATTACGTTATAAAAGTGCCAGTAAAGGAGTCGCTATCGCAAGAGGTGCCCGAAGCTTTGAAATAGCAGCATATGCAGGATGGAGAACAAACTATTATGATCAAATCCACCTTTACGATCGTACAACAAGCCCACCTCTGGACTTGGGGATAAAACCATTCAAAGATCAATACAAAGACAACCAAAGCAAGTATCTTCAATTTTCATTAAGTATTCCTGTTTTTAATGGATATGCTGTTTCAACAAATATTTCACGAGCAAAAATATCGGAAAAAAATGCTGAATATGATTTGCAACTTTCAAAAAATACGGTACGAAAAAATATAGAACAAGCCTATTCAGATGCACTTGCTGCCTATAAAACTTATAATGCAAGTATGAAATCAGTGGCCTCCTTCAACGAAGCTTTTAAATACATGGAACAGAAATTTAATGTGGGCCTTGAAAATTCATTAAATTATAATATGTCAAAAATGCAACTTTCAAAAGCGCAATCTGATTTACTGTCGGCAAAATACGATTACATCTTTAAATCAAAAATATTAGATTTTTACATGGGCAACCCACTTGTACTTGATGAAAATTAG
- a CDS encoding glucose-6-phosphate isomerase, which produces MKIELKNVLNIFDQDHINEYSSEIEIAYKELLSKTGKGNDFLGWIDLPDQISTELIEDIQLIAKKINLNSEIFVVIGIGGSYLGARAIIDALSHHFVQLQDEKKSPLILYAGQNISEDYLCDLIEILNKKDYSLAVISKSGTTTEPAIAFRLLKEHLEKKYGREEAVKRIFAITDSNRGALKELANIEGYKTYDIPDDVGGRYSVLTPVGLLPIAVAGYDIRAFINGAKSMKKELLTKSTSFDSNPATQYAIIRNLLYQNGFTNEIMVNYEPRLFYFTEWWKQLYGESEGKENKGIFPAGVGFTTDLHSMGQYIQEGIRNLFETVISIENSNKELKIPKNDEDLDKLNYISGKRISSVNHMAEIGTTLAHVDGGVPNIQIRVPEISEFVLGQLVFFFEFACALSGYLLKVNPFDQPGVEAYKSNMFALLGKKGFEKETETIRKRI; this is translated from the coding sequence ATGAAAATTGAACTTAAAAATGTCCTGAATATTTTTGATCAAGATCATATTAACGAATATTCATCCGAAATCGAAATCGCTTATAAAGAATTATTATCTAAAACAGGGAAAGGTAATGATTTCCTTGGCTGGATTGATTTGCCCGATCAAATAAGTACCGAATTGATTGAGGATATTCAACTTATTGCTAAAAAAATCAATTTAAATTCCGAAATATTTGTCGTGATTGGGATTGGAGGGTCCTACTTGGGAGCCCGTGCAATCATTGATGCTTTAAGCCATCATTTTGTACAACTTCAGGATGAAAAAAAATCGCCGCTCATTTTGTATGCAGGGCAAAATATCAGTGAAGACTACCTGTGTGATTTAATCGAGATTTTAAACAAAAAAGATTATTCTCTCGCCGTCATTTCAAAATCGGGAACAACCACAGAACCTGCCATCGCATTCAGATTATTAAAAGAGCATCTTGAAAAGAAATATGGACGTGAAGAGGCGGTAAAGAGAATATTTGCCATCACCGATAGTAATCGCGGTGCTTTAAAAGAATTAGCAAATATTGAAGGGTATAAAACTTATGACATTCCTGATGATGTAGGTGGACGTTATTCGGTTCTTACACCGGTTGGTTTGCTCCCCATAGCGGTTGCTGGTTATGATATAAGGGCTTTCATAAATGGTGCTAAATCGATGAAAAAAGAACTTTTAACCAAAAGCACTTCTTTTGATTCAAATCCGGCCACCCAATATGCCATTATCAGAAATCTCCTTTATCAAAATGGGTTTACAAACGAGATCATGGTCAATTATGAGCCACGTTTGTTCTATTTTACAGAATGGTGGAAACAATTATATGGTGAAAGTGAAGGCAAAGAAAACAAAGGAATATTCCCGGCCGGAGTAGGTTTCACAACCGATCTGCATTCGATGGGGCAATATATTCAGGAAGGAATCCGAAATCTTTTTGAGACCGTAATTTCTATTGAAAACAGCAATAAGGAACTTAAAATCCCAAAGAATGATGAAGATTTGGATAAGCTAAATTATATCAGTGGGAAAAGAATTTCATCAGTTAATCACATGGCAGAAATCGGTACAACCCTTGCCCATGTTGATGGCGGGGTTCCAAATATTCAAATCCGGGTTCCTGAAATTTCCGAGTTTGTTCTGGGGCAGTTGGTTTTTTTCTTTGAGTTTGCTTGTGCTTTAAGTGGCTATTTATTAAAAGTAAATCCATTTGACCAACCCGGGGTTGAAGCCTATAAATCAAATATGTTTGCTTTGCTGGGGAAAAAGGGGTTTGAAAAAGAAACTGAAACGATCAGAAAAAGGATATAA
- a CDS encoding nitroreductase family protein, translating to MDFLELINHRQSVRKYTDKPVDKEKLLRCLEAARLSPSASNSQPWKFIVIDEPDLKDKIARETFSTLVNFNKFTLESPVLIAITLEKPPLVNRIGGRLKNRSWKLMDLGMAAEHFCLQAEEEGLGTCMIGWYNEKAIKTLLKIPKEKDLALLISVGYAPDDYKLRTKVRKPMEEMSKFNQY from the coding sequence ATGGATTTTTTAGAATTAATAAATCATCGTCAAAGCGTAAGAAAATATACGGATAAACCTGTTGATAAAGAGAAGCTTCTTCGTTGCCTTGAAGCCGCCCGTTTATCACCTTCTGCATCTAACTCTCAACCCTGGAAATTTATAGTAATTGACGAGCCAGATTTGAAGGACAAAATTGCCAGAGAGACCTTTTCTACCTTGGTTAATTTCAACAAATTCACACTTGAGTCACCTGTTCTTATTGCCATCACCCTTGAAAAACCACCCTTAGTTAACAGAATTGGCGGTCGATTAAAAAACCGCAGCTGGAAATTAATGGATTTGGGAATGGCTGCCGAACATTTTTGCCTTCAGGCAGAAGAAGAAGGATTGGGCACTTGTATGATTGGATGGTACAACGAGAAGGCCATTAAAACCCTATTAAAAATTCCAAAAGAAAAAGATTTGGCTTTATTAATTAGTGTGGGTTATGCTCCTGACGATTATAAGCTGAGAACAAAAGTCAGAAAGCCAATGGAGGAAATGAGTAAGTTCAACCAATACTAA
- a CDS encoding DUF302 domain-containing protein has product MKYYLTKTVNYTFEEAIERVTTLLKEHGFGVLNTIDIKETLKKKIDVDFKRYTILGACNPHSAYKALSLEDKLGVLLPCNVIVIEQDLGVEVCAIDPYSMMGQLGNKELLQIAEEVNMHFKEVFEKL; this is encoded by the coding sequence ATGAAATACTATCTCACTAAAACAGTTAATTACACTTTTGAGGAAGCAATAGAACGAGTGACCACCTTACTAAAAGAACATGGCTTTGGGGTTTTAAATACAATTGATATTAAAGAAACCTTAAAGAAAAAAATTGATGTGGATTTTAAAAGATATACTATTTTGGGTGCATGCAATCCGCATTCGGCTTATAAAGCTCTATCTTTAGAGGATAAACTTGGAGTGCTTCTACCCTGCAATGTTATCGTAATCGAACAAGATTTGGGGGTAGAAGTATGTGCTATTGATCCCTATTCAATGATGGGGCAGCTGGGAAATAAGGAATTACTTCAAATTGCTGAAGAAGTAAACATGCATTTTAAGGAGGTTTTCGAAAAATTATAA
- a CDS encoding beta-lactamase family protein: MNIKTISYIILVLSGLFACQSQVAETPKIPEIPDTIFIDLDQKAIDQKAEWLHGIFDQLNKKQGFAGAVLYSVKGKLVYKEAFGFADIVKKTKLTTTSAFQLASVSKMFTATAILMLVEDDLLELDSDVREYIPEFPYEGITIRLLLNHRSGLSRYMTLAQDQWKNKEIPLTNDDMLKLYIEHKPKPYFLPNNGFHYCNANYAMLANVVERISHKNFDQFIKEKIFDPIGMNSSFVYNMNGESKVSDYISVGVPSYRGTGRGARKLRNEYLNGVMGDKGVYTTIEDMFKFDQALYLNKLLGDSTLQMAFMPGSPKSKKRKDNYGFGWRIKDGRENTVYHFGWWKGFRTYYIRDMRQQKSIIVLCNREKGSGSKELWDILDKEDFEFGEFSLLNGSN, encoded by the coding sequence ATGAATATTAAAACTATTTCTTATATAATTCTTGTACTGTCTGGACTATTTGCTTGTCAGAGTCAAGTGGCGGAAACACCAAAAATTCCGGAAATACCCGATACAATATTTATTGATTTAGATCAAAAAGCCATTGATCAAAAAGCCGAATGGTTACATGGAATTTTTGATCAATTGAATAAAAAGCAAGGATTCGCTGGGGCTGTGCTTTATTCAGTAAAAGGCAAGCTTGTTTATAAAGAAGCTTTTGGGTTTGCTGATATTGTAAAAAAAACAAAGCTTACTACAACATCTGCATTCCAGTTAGCATCTGTATCTAAAATGTTTACCGCAACAGCTATTTTAATGCTGGTTGAAGATGATTTACTGGAGCTTGATTCAGACGTTAGAGAATATATTCCCGAATTTCCTTATGAAGGAATAACCATCCGATTACTTCTGAATCACCGATCGGGATTATCCCGCTACATGACTCTTGCACAAGATCAATGGAAAAACAAAGAAATCCCGCTTACAAACGACGATATGTTAAAATTGTATATCGAACATAAACCAAAACCCTATTTTTTACCTAACAATGGGTTTCATTATTGTAACGCTAATTACGCAATGCTGGCAAATGTTGTGGAGCGTATCAGCCATAAAAATTTTGATCAATTTATAAAAGAAAAGATTTTTGACCCTATTGGAATGAACAGCAGCTTTGTCTATAATATGAATGGCGAAAGCAAGGTTTCGGATTATATTTCAGTAGGAGTACCAAGTTACCGTGGCACTGGAAGAGGTGCCAGAAAGCTAAGGAATGAGTATTTAAACGGTGTAATGGGTGATAAAGGAGTTTATACCACCATAGAGGACATGTTTAAGTTTGATCAAGCCTTATATCTGAACAAACTTTTAGGCGACAGCACCCTACAAATGGCATTTATGCCAGGAAGCCCCAAGTCAAAGAAACGAAAAGATAATTATGGATTTGGATGGAGGATAAAGGATGGTAGAGAAAATACAGTTTACCATTTTGGTTGGTGGAAAGGATTCCGGACATATTATATCCGCGATATGCGTCAGCAGAAATCGATTATTGTATTATGCAACCGTGAGAAAGGTTCCGGATCAAAAGAATTATGGGATATTCTAGATAAAGAAGATTTTGAATTCGGTGAATTTAGTTTGCTCAACGGTTCAAACTAA